The Choloepus didactylus isolate mChoDid1 chromosome 7, mChoDid1.pri, whole genome shotgun sequence genome segment atttacccacaatagcttatctgttggTATTGGGtgattgttcccccttcattaattgctctctattgctagttcccctacattctacattataaaccatttattttaggagtgtgttgtttaacatccaggggtttgtgaattttccaagtttctgatggctattgacttctaattgtattccattgtggtcagagaatgtgctttgaataatttcaatttttttaaaatttattggggcttgttttatgtcccagcataaggtctattctggagaaagttccatgatcactagagaagaatgtgtatcctggtgatttgggatgtgatgttctacatatgtctgttaaatcaaattcatttatccaattgtttaggtttccaatttccttactggtcttctctCCAGTTGATTTatcataggagagagtgatgtgttggagtctcccacaattattgtggaaacatccattgcatcctttacttttaccagtgtttgtctcatgtattttgtggtaccatGATTGGGTgcttaaacatttatgattattatttcttcttgttgaattgtcccttttattagtatgtagtggccttctttgtctctcctaatatccttgcatttaaaatctattttatctgagattaatatagcttctcctgctttcttttggctgtagcttgcatgaaatatttttccatcctttcactttcaatttttttgtgtccctgtgtctaagatgagtctcttgtatgcaacatattgatggttcatatttttttatccattctgccaatctatattttttaattggggagtttaatccatttacattcaatgttattactgtgaaggcatttcttgaatcagccatcctatcttttggtttatgtttgtcagacatattttttccctctctctcttaatgtcctttaatgaaccaatattgaatctctttagtactaaacctttctccatttctctctctcctttctctgttggtagggctccctttagtaactcaagtagggcaggtcttttactagcaaagtctctcaacatttgtttgtctgtgaaaaatttaagctctccctcaaacttgaaggagagcttttgctgataaagtattcttggttggaaatttttctctctcagaattttaaatatgtcatgccattgccttttcaccttcatggtggctgctgagtagtcactacttagtcttatgttgtttcctttgaatgtggtgaattgcttttctcttgctgctttcagaacttgctccttctcttcagacagtctgatcagaatatgtctcagagtgggtttatttggatttattctatttggagttcgctgggcttttatgctttgtgtatttatattgtgtagaaggtttgggaagttttccccaacaatttctttgaatacactttctagacctttacccttctcttccccttctggaacaccaatgagtcttatatttggacgttttattttatctatcatatccctgaggtccatttcattttttcaattttttccccattctttcttttgttctttcattttccattctgtggtcctcaaggttgctgatttgttttttagcttccactagtcttgtactatgagaatccagaatctttttaatttggtcaacagtttattttatttccataaaatcatctatttttttatttactcttacaatttcttctttatgctcttctagagtcttcttcatgtccttcatatcctgtgctgtgctcttcttcacgtcctttatatcctgtgccgtgctcttattgtttgtctttagatctttaattaattgctccaagtactgtgtctcctctgatcttttgatttgggtgtttaggtttgggttatccatatcatctggttttattatatgctttaaaattttctattgttttttggcctcttggcatttgcttttttGATAGGTTCTTTCAGGACATGGAGGATTATTCAAGgacgaatctctaatttgtcagatctacaacttagtggagtacactttctctaactaacctgcagatggcatctgcgagctACTTatgcccctcaagtcagttctgccCAACTTCGTCTttatggtgtgtgggggtctggttcttgtggggtccaattggtgcaccaagtttgggtgtgttgttggtgctgcccactctgaatgtggggcatgtgtctgagtggttagggagggagggcagctttaataatcaaacctcccaggtgttcctggagatttaaggctgttgcaagagtctaaaccttcagttcagtcttgccacagattgtctctgctgctgacccacaagtccttggtattggcatatggtccctgggatttccaagtgggtccctcttccaagccatgcccttctagggcctctgctgagggaaggttgtgttATGTCACAAGtttgcgccatccctcaagggaagttcttggccaccgggccgtgtaggtgcattcctagcctgctgtaaggatggctgaatggggcgtgccaatttcccccttttcgcacagctctgccttcccagctctggggcagTTAGCTGTGGGtacgtgaaaggctattgtccacgcccgacactgtggcatgtgtgcgTGCCGGTGAAAACacccctgtcacactgggtttcttggtgtggctctgggctgtggccctggtgctgggcaggagcgttcccagcccgctgggaagatggctgcaaagaGTGTggtttttttccacttttggctcacctctgctcgcctcgctccgagacaattaACAGTGGGTGCGCTAAAGGCTATCTttcacgccagatattgaggcgtttgcacagcccgttcttgcagtgcttcactgtgcggttcttgctgccatatctgcagccacttttgggtttttttaaaaagaactagtccacctccaaacaccaacccttggtttccccacaccgcagtgtggctgctggatattcagcggcttactcactcgtcTCAGAACGCTGActtccggtttcaccaagtgaatgttccctgtggatttagcagaccttgtccagctggtatatcactggaactggtgttctgggtcactttctggctttaatctagtatttttcacggaggtgtttttttgccctttctcacctggctgccatcttaggttctctcctggattggcttttataaagggatttcttaagtaacaaatttacagttctaaggccataaaagtgtccagactcaGGCATCAgccagatgataccttcactgaaggatgattGATGGTGTTGGAAaacttttagctgggaaggcatgtggctggcttccaCTGATCTCacattgtgttccagctccaatATCAGCTcctgtgttcttggttctttccccaaggacatttctgtctaagcacctgtcttagcatatcccagggaaaatgctggacttcatctcttagctaaatatCTTTCTGTccgcatttccaagcatctctaagcatcagcatcagtaaGCATCTGGgtgggcctgtgtgactctttttaaaggactccagggaactaatcaagacctaccatgaatgggtggggtcaaatctccatggaaatgttcaATCAAGAGACCCCATCCTAATCAGagagattaataaatctgcctccacaacatttcattaaagaatgtggcttttgtggggacataatatatccaagccgGCACACTACCTAAATTATTTGATATTCTTCTGCACAGGAGATTTCTCTatttccttccacttatttattcATACAGTAATTTCTTCATATCAGTATGGATttgtggatatttattttatacttgggTTCATAATCCAGCAcagctttattttgttgctcagattgcTCCAGCTTTAGCCATTGCCTCTTCACATGTTTACACAGACACTGTTAAACTGAGAGGATACTCCATTTTTTTCCACCCACTTACGTATTCATTCAATAGACACTGAGCACTGAGCATCATTAAGGAGTGGGAGCTGAAGACAGAGATGCTCTTGAGCTCCTTCTCCACACCCAACTGACCCATTCCCTCTGATAATCCCTGCTCAGTGCATTCTTTCCTCCCAGCTATCCTGGCCTTCTGCCTTTCTTAGGGACCATCCTTATAGTTTCTGGAATTGAAACTCTGCCCCCAAGAAAACCTCCTTGGGCAAAGTATGTCATTGACCCACCATGCAGGCCTGCGAGCAAGGACTCTGTCTTGCCTCGAGGACCAGTGGGATTCAAGGCACTAGTCAGGAACTCCTAACCACTCATAGGCGGTGcgtaaagacagaaaaaagaggaATGGCCTCTTATTTTGCCAGGGTTTCTTCTTGGGCCTCTTCAGAGCTTCCTGTAGCAAGAGTGAAGGAATGTGATGGTGGCTGGTGCAAAGTGGTGGAGATGGGGAGAAGTTGGCCACAGGGAGCTGAGTGACTGAGGCCAGGCTGGTGTTCTCCAAGCCCAGAGACAGACCTTGCAGCCTGGCAGCTCCTTCCCAGGCCTGGGCAGTCCCTCCTCCTCTGCCTATAGAGCCACCCCTCTCAGACCAACCACTTCCCCAATCAAAGTGTTTGCCTTTCTCTGTTCTTCCAGCTCAGAAATGCCAGGAAGTTGCAGAAGAATTGGACCTAGCTTCAAGTTCTCTGTCCTCCGAGgcctcccctttccttctctccactatccccagaaagagagaaaggtggcATGGCCTGGGGGGCCCCACACCTGCTCCTGCCACCTGTCCTGCTGGCTCTCCTGGCCTTGGGTGAgatggaggggaggagggagtggggcagggagcagggtggCTCTGTGGACAGAGGGTTGGCTTGGGGGGCTATTTTCTGGGTGTGGGCAGAGGAAGGTGCTTCCTGAGAAGGAAAGGAACACTCCCTCTCCTGCCCTGAGGGAGGGGTGGTTTGGGTCCAGTCAGGGCCCTGACGTAAGGCCTTGTTAACCAGGTTCCCGGGGGCTTCCACCTGAGGAACTTCATGAAGTGGCCGGGCGGACCCTCTCTGTGCCATGCCAGTACCCACCCAAGGAAGGGCCCTACGAGAATAAAACCTGGTGTCAGGAGAGGTCTCCAAACAGGTGTACCATGTTAGTTACCACCTCTAAGCCCTGGACTGTGGCTGAGAAGTCTCGATACACGATCTGGGACGATGCTGTATATGGCGTCTTTGTCATCATTATGAGTCAGCTGAAAGAGGAGGACTCGGGATCTTACTGGTGTGGAAGCTTCAATGCTTCCGGGGAAGAGATCACTGTTTACAGAAACATCAGCCTGCTGGTGTCTCCAGGTGAGATCCTTCCCTGTGGAAACCGGCCCCCTGGGGCCCCAGGGCAAACGTCACTCACCCCTTCCCATGCATTCATCACTTCAGACCCCATCAGGTCTCTGGTGTCCCTTCCAGAACCAGGGGGAGCAAGACACCCTGTTTCCAGAAAAGGGCTGCCACCTCTACCCTGCCTCCTGGCCCCAGCTGGTGGAGAGATATGCCCAGAGCTCACTGGACAGGAAACCAGAATTTCTCTGTGATTTTCTGTctcttaaacacacacatacacacacacgtacacacacatacacacatactgaCTGCCTCAGTAGTTTGCAAGCCTTGGGATGTCCAAATCTGCAATACCCTTCTTACTCAGGCCCCTGTCTGTCTTCAGCCGCTCTCCTCCCAACAGCCCTGGGAATGGCTCCCTCCCCCCACGACCTTAGCCCAAAGGTGTGCAGATTTTAGGCACAGGTCACCCTGGCCTAAGGGACCCTGAGGGACTGGCTCTGGGCCCCTTActtcctctctcttctgagctcctGGGCAATCATTATccactctcttttctttttagccCCGATCACTCTACTTATGTGGACTTCCACCTGGCTTCCACCAAGGACACGTAGGTCTGCGGTCTCAGTGGGGGAGGAAAGATGTGACCAGGAATCTTGGGCAGACTCAGATTCAGGAAAAAGGAGACCGGGGGGTCTTCCCGGGGAAGGGGGTTGACCCCTGGGGCTTGGACTAGTGGGAAGCTACCTTCAGGGCTCCCTGAACTTAAGACCCAGGGAGAGGACTTGCATGCTCTGGTCTGATCATAAAGATATCCATGCTCTTATGATAATGGATGGAAGGTCTCAAGAGGCAAACCTGCCTCGCAGACCCTGGACCTGCATGTCCCACCTCAGATCTCattcccagccctgccctctgtGTCTCACCAGCTCTGGAAGAGACTGCTCTCATTTGATTCCAGTGTCAGCTTGGACTTTAGCTGGTTAAATACCCCTGGCCTGAGGGGCCCTAAGGAGCAGGCCTGCCCCTCTCATTTCCTCTAAAAGGTTTTGGGGACCAATTCCATTCTCTATTCTGGTCTCCCGATAGCCAATATCTTCTTTGTGTCCTCCTCAGTCATTATCACAACTCCAGAGACGATCTCCGGTCCACTTTCCACCAATGGCTCTGAGCCCAGGTAGGTCATGGGTCTCAAAAGGAGGGAAGATTCTGGGAAGGGACGGACAGATGGCTAATGCGACTCAGAATCAGGAAGAGGGGaaccaaggatttttttttttccaagtattttgagGCACAGGGCACTTCAGAAGAGCCCCCAGAGCTCAGATTCAAAGTGAGGTAGAGAGGAATGGGGAGGAGGGTGCAGCTCGTTAACCGTGGAGGAACTATAGAAAAAGCAGGAAACCACAGATTtctggaatgaaacaaaatagaacaaaaaaccATGTGAAAAGTAGGCTCTGTGTTGATGTGCGTTGAGTGGTGGGTGTGGACGGAGTGACTTTAGCCTTGGCTGACAGTGGCTGGAGACATCAGCAAGAAATGATTAAAAGAATACTTTCAGTTCCTGCTCTCGACTCCCTCTAACGTGGGTCTCAAGACCATCATGGTCTCCCCTTCACTGCAGAAAGAGGCTGTGGCAGCCGAGGTCACAAGTTCTCTAAGGGACACTTAGGGCAGAGCAAAAGCATGAAGTGTTGATGAAAACAGATGACCAGTTGTCTGTAGGCCTTTAGTCCCTAATCTCCTTGTgctgtttgaatatattatgtcccccacaaaagccatgtttagATTCAATCTTGTGAGATATTTGGaataggctgtttccatggagagatgactcacccaactgtaggtgagacattttgattagatatttccatgaaggtgtgggccacccattcagggtaggtcttaattagatcactggggtcctgtaagagacacttgggagccTACAGCggtgcttgctgacactgatgtttggagatgcagacagaaggacatttggagatgctaagctgagagatgaagaccagagtgcaccctggagaagctaagataggacccccagacacttagagtgaaatgccctgggagaaagaagcaaggatgcacaggagctg includes the following:
- the LOC119539699 gene encoding trem-like transcript 4 protein isoform X1, whose product is MAWGAPHLLLPPVLLALLALGSRGLPPEELHEVAGRTLSVPCQYPPKEGPYENKTWCQERSPNRCTMLVTTSKPWTVAEKSRYTIWDDAVYGVFVIIMSQLKEEDSGSYWCGSFNASGEEITVYRNISLLVSPAPITLLMWTSTWLPPRTLIITTPETISGPLSTNGSEPRQSVPPPSSSYQAASHLLVAVLCGLLVAKSLTLSALGLLLGCRLLGHGGDNQDASS